Below is a genomic region from Brassica oleracea var. oleracea cultivar TO1000 chromosome C9, BOL, whole genome shotgun sequence.
TCAGATCCGAGTGGTCCTAGTATCCCTTCAGAACTCAGCGTCAGTCCACTCTGCTCAAACATACACCAACAACATTAACTTATCACTATCCTCAACCAAAACCAAAGCTTCTCCGGTTATTGATCACAATCCAATTTAGTGAACAAACCAAACCAACAACATAGTTCTTGCAAAAGAACCAATGCTGTAAAAGAGGCAAGGCCAGTGGATAGAGTCATACCTCAGGTTGGAAGCGAAGCATATCTGCACGGGCCATAGCTTCTGCTTGGGCGATTCTCTGTCTGAACGTCTGAGCCATCTCCTCAGCCTTCAGACAACAAAAGAAAAATTAGTAAAATGGATTGAGAGATAGAGGGAACTCAGAGAGTACTTCAGTGGTAAATAGTGTTTACCTTCTCGAAAACAAATTTTGGGTTGCGAATCATATCACCAGGTGTTGGCTCCAGCTTCTTTGTCGAGAGACTCACTCTTCCCCTGTCACGGTCATGGCTCAGTATCATAACCTGTTAAACATTATAAAGTTATGTATCATTGCACTTACATTCAAATCAAATAGAGTTTTAAGAACATTTATGGTAGAAAGAGACCTTAAGAGTGTCACCGGGCTGAAGAACAGTGGCGATATCCGAGACACGGTCATGACTGATCTGACTGACATGGAGAAGCCCATTGATTCCGCCAATGTCAATGAATGCACCATAAGGTTTCAAGCTCTGAACAACTCCGAGGACCACAGATCCGATTCCAAGCTGAGCCTGGCTGTCTGCTACAGCTTTACGGTTGCTGAGGACAAGCTTTGTTTGTTCCTCATCAACCTCCACAAACTTGAGAGGTATCTCTTTCTCAAGTAGCTCTTCAGCTGCTGCTTTCTAATAAAATGTAGAAGAACACACATCGTTAATCAGGTTTTGTGTGTTTTGACTTAAAAGCTCTGAGACAAAGTACTAACCGATGATATTTGAGAAAACGGCACAAACCCACGAAGACCCTCCACCATAGCCACCAATCCACCTTTGTTAGCACCAATAACCTATCCAATCGCTAGACATTGTTAACCAGAGAGATCAAAGGAGAAGCAAAGAAGTTCCAAAACCGTACCTTAGCTTTAACAACAACATCCTCAGCCTGAAGCTGCCTGCATCGTTCCCAAGCGAGTTCGTACTGAATCATCCTTAAGCTCAATAGCAAACTATCGTCACTCTCGTTCTCACCAATGATGACAAACTCCTCCACCATACCGGGAACTATACCAGCTTCCTCCACATGCTTGATTCTGTGAATGCAAGCCTGCTCAACCGACAAGTAAGCCGACGATTTCGCAGAAATGTCGACTAATGCACCGTTTGCGTCGGTCTTGAACACCGTCCCTTTCACCTGAAACAATGCCACAACCACAGAATGATCACACAACTCTACAGAACCAAAACGCTGTCGTTTTATCATCTTAGTTTTTCTCAAACTTAAAGGCAAAGCAACGATTAAAGCTCCAAAGATTTTGTAAAGTAGAACATAACTGAACTAGTTTGGTCTATACAACAACAACTCGAACTCAAATAACAATTACACTCAAAGTTCGAAACTTTTGACAAAACCCACAAAGATATTGTAAAGGAGAACATAACTGAACTAGTTTGGTCTGGTCTATACAACAACAGCTCCAACTCAAGCAACGATTACAGCTTAAAGTTCGAAACTTTTCTTAAACCCCACAAAAGATATTGTAAAGTAGAACATAACTGAACTAGTTTGGTCAAGAACAACAGCTCGAACTCAATCAACGATTACAATTCAAAGCTCGAAACTTTTCTCAAACCCCACAAAAGATATTGCAAAGGAGAAAGAGAGAGAGACAAACCCTAGTGCCGATTTCGGAATTGAAGTCGTATTGCTCGATAGCGGCTGCGAAATCGTCGACGGTGAAAGCTACGCCTTCCATGGGAGCAGTTCTGCAACGCTCGTAAGCGTCTTCGAACATCTTCTTAAGCTCGAGCCTCTCTCTCGTCTGCCCGCTGGACATCGCAACGGCTGCGACGATCGTTGGAGACACGGAGGAGGATTTGTTCTGCGGGAAGTTCTTGGCGGCTCTTCTCGTTAGCCTAGAAGAGGAGGAGAGTGGAGAGCATCTCAGACCCGTGAAATGCTGAGCCAAAGACGCCATAGCTTTTTTCACTCCACTCAGAGAGTTTATATCTGTTTCGTCTTCTATGGCTCTTCCTGCGTTTTATCGTGCGAGGTAGATAAGAGAGATGATGATCTGGACTTGGTCTATCTCAGTTTGATCGAACGGTCGAAACAACTGCCACGTTGGAGTAAACTACGTGACGGTTATTAATCATCTAAACAGCGCGACGTTTATACCATGGGCCAGAGGAAAAATTGAGAACTGAATAATTAATATTTATCTTATTTAAAAACTATTTGAAAATAATATTTATCATAGTATATGTTACTAAGAATAGTTATAGAAAAAATACTACATACTAATATGTTTTCAAATAATGCATAGTTGTTTATATTTTCAAACAAATAAACATATTTGGTATATATACAAGAAAGATTGATAATAAAATATACAGCTTTCTTGTATACGCACTATCAACCTGAAGAATGAAACAGTTTCTATATGACATAAGTAACTCATGTATACAGAGATCATGTTCCAGCATTGTGCAAGGAAGATTATATTTGCAGAAACCAATTATGAATCAACTCATTAATCATGATATAAATAACAAATGTTGATAAGGAATCAACAAACAGGCTTTGAAGGTTTTTTCTACTCGTTCTTCCAAGCATACAGAATCAACGAAAAACCAGAACTTTGAGACTTGGAGTTCGTTGTTGTTGTTGTTGCCATGATGTCCTGTGAGAAAGACAAGCTCTTATCCGAAGAAGATTGACAAGTCCTGAACATGAACACTGCGTTTCCCGCTGAAGAAGGCATCCCAAATAACCAACTATGAACATCCCACAGAACTTCCACAGCCATTCTATTAACAACTATTGTATCGTTCCCACGAAACTTCCACTTAAGACGCTTCACCTGCAACAACGTCTTCCCATCCACACGAACAACGAGACAAGGATCAGTGACGCTCGTGTCACACTCAATCACAAGATCATGTATTCTAACCCCATCTGAACAAAGCTGAGCCTTCGTTGCGAACTCTCTCTTACCAAAGACATGCTCTTTCTTGGCGACGAACACCGCACCTCTAGAGGAAGGCGAAGCGTTCGTCTTCTTGAAAGCTTCTTTCTTCATATCACCGAGAAGCAGAACCATCTCCTTGTCTACAACAACGCCCACGTAGAATCCTCCCAAAGCTTCAGGTCCTGATCCAAACTTCGCAGACGCCAGATCCCAAATAACATCGATGCTACAGGAATAAACCTCTAAGCTCTTGGACCCTTTTCGTTTAGTGAAAAGCCAGGGCTTAATCTCGACTTTACAGAGGCTCTGGTTACAAGAATCATCAACACCAACGGTCACACTCTGACCCATCAGAGTCTTGGCCCACGTCACAGTGATCAAACAAGTCCTTCCTCGAATACGGCACTGGTAGATGCAAGTGACCAGATTCTGAGCGTTCTTCCCGGAGTTTGAAGGCGATGAATCCGCAACTTGGACTCCATTTTCACCAAAGCAAGAAGGAAAATCCTTCATCTCTCTGCGGAATTTCAACGAACACTTGGTGGGCAAACTGCGTAAAGCTCAGGACTTTTAACACAGATGAACTTGATTGAGACAATGACGGGAGCTATAAGGTCGAGAGGAAGAAACCCAGAAGGAAAAAAGTGAACTTTTGTTTACCTGAAGAGACGGATGAATCAAGAACGCGTCGGAATCTGAAGAATCCTCATACGAGTCTCGTTGATTGGATCCGTCGTCTCCAAGGAAAAGAGATTTTGATAAAGCCGGAGAGTAAGGAGAGAGAGAGAGGAGGAAGCAAATCGCCAAAGTAAAGGAAGAATATTTTTTTCTTCGATAAAAACTGAAAATGGAGACGACTGATAGAGACAAAAAGGAGACTCCTTTCACTCTCAGTGCTATTATTACCGTGTAATAAAAACCTAACTAGAATTGAGTCGGGCATAAATTGACATCCAGAGAGAACTGTACCAAACAAACAAATAGAATTGAATATTGACAATGAAGACTTTGCTATTTTT
It encodes:
- the LOC106318725 gene encoding 30S ribosomal protein S1, chloroplastic-like codes for the protein MASLAQHFTGLRCSPLSSSSRLTRRAAKNFPQNKSSSVSPTIVAAVAMSSGQTRERLELKKMFEDAYERCRTAPMEGVAFTVDDFAAAIEQYDFNSEIGTRVKGTVFKTDANGALVDISAKSSAYLSVEQACIHRIKHVEEAGIVPGMVEEFVIIGENESDDSLLLSLRMIQYELAWERCRQLQAEDVVVKAKVIGANKGGLVAMVEGLRGFVPFSQISSKAAAEELLEKEIPLKFVEVDEEQTKLVLSNRKAVADSQAQLGIGSVVLGVVQSLKPYGAFIDIGGINGLLHVSQISHDRVSDIATVLQPGDTLKVMILSHDRDRGRVSLSTKKLEPTPGDMIRNPKFVFEKAEEMAQTFRQRIAQAEAMARADMLRFQPESGLTLSSEGILGPLGSDLPDDGVDLTVGDIPPAVDL
- the LOC106313493 gene encoding uncharacterized protein LOC106313493, with the translated sequence MKDFPSCFGENGVQVADSSPSNSGKNAQNLVTCIYQCRIRGRTCLITVTWAKTLMGQSVTVGVDDSCNQSLCKVEIKPWLFTKRKGSKSLEVYSCSIDVIWDLASAKFGSGPEALGGFYVGVVVDKEMVLLLGDMKKEAFKKTNASPSSRGAVFVAKKEHVFGKREFATKAQLCSDGVRIHDLVIECDTSVTDPCLVVRVDGKTLLQVKRLKWKFRGNDTIVVNRMAVEVLWDVHSWLFGMPSSAGNAVFMFRTCQSSSDKSLSFSQDIMATTTTTNSKSQSSGFSLILYAWKNE